A genomic window from Cutibacterium acnes includes:
- a CDS encoding Hsp70 family protein — translation MDLGVDLGTTYSAVAAMEFTLRRERNLLVDLDSTILHIPMAEVARACKPLIDRTIETMEPLSSLLNGANSDIAGIHLVGGTTSLPIVPRRLRELCGRKVHRSPHPTPATAIGLAVAADAGTLGIGDRLSRGFGVFRETEFGGGIEFDVLTDQTTRIAGTTIITRKYRCRHNIGVFRFVEFSRTDAIGEPVGDLIPPRYRRFPPLTKPCNTPALNSMLTRSRCRKPITATSLRRLTLFLKLA, via the coding sequence ATGGATCTGGGAGTCGACCTAGGAACCACCTACAGTGCGGTGGCTGCTATGGAATTTACTCTGCGTCGGGAACGCAACCTTCTCGTCGATCTGGATTCAACGATCCTACATATTCCGATGGCCGAGGTGGCACGAGCGTGCAAGCCTCTCATAGATCGCACTATTGAGACGATGGAGCCACTATCCTCTCTGCTCAACGGTGCTAATTCTGACATCGCAGGCATCCACCTTGTGGGCGGGACGACATCTTTGCCCATCGTCCCGCGCCGTCTACGTGAGTTATGTGGCCGAAAGGTGCACCGCTCCCCTCATCCGACGCCTGCAACCGCCATCGGCCTGGCTGTCGCAGCCGACGCTGGCACCCTCGGCATCGGTGATCGTCTATCGCGTGGCTTCGGTGTTTTCCGTGAGACAGAATTCGGAGGTGGGATTGAGTTCGACGTCCTTACCGACCAAACTACTCGGATAGCGGGGACGACCATCATCACGAGAAAGTACCGCTGCCGCCACAACATTGGCGTATTCCGCTTTGTGGAGTTCTCGCGAACCGACGCCATCGGCGAGCCGGTAGGCGACCTCATTCCCCCTCGCTACCGTCGTTTCCCCCCCTTGACGAAACCCTGCAACACTCCAGCGCTGAATTCGATGCTGACCAGGTCGAGGTGCAGGAAACCAATAACGGCCACGTCATTGAGGAGACTTACACTATTCTTGAAACTGGCATGA
- a CDS encoding tetratricopeptide repeat protein, producing the protein MDDMSSDSIHRHDAVDLSGLAAAASSADSPVGPAAHVGSATARTWVVEGTEENFNSLLQKSVQHPVLVEFTTPQAHGAKEMESLLRRVTDEAAGKWLLVRVDIDAQPRLAQSLGVKAVPMLVAVIGGQLAPLAQGTIDEQQFRQLTEQVIQAATSAGMVGRAEPVMVEVSSEEPVGPDPRTVEAEKLMDAGKFDEAVAAYDALLASEPNDPVLIAGRNGAALLGRLDGKDPAALLTAAQQRPDDVDAQLAAADVELMGGRPADAFNRIIQVVRSTHDEERETARTRLLDLFEMVGQSAPEVAAARRSLAAVLF; encoded by the coding sequence ATGGATGACATGTCTTCTGACTCGATTCATCGTCACGATGCCGTCGATCTGTCGGGGCTGGCGGCCGCAGCCAGTTCCGCTGACTCTCCTGTTGGACCGGCTGCCCACGTCGGTTCGGCAACTGCCAGGACCTGGGTGGTCGAGGGCACCGAAGAAAACTTCAACTCGCTACTCCAAAAGTCGGTGCAACATCCAGTGCTGGTGGAATTCACCACGCCTCAGGCCCACGGCGCCAAAGAGATGGAGTCGCTCCTGCGCCGGGTTACCGATGAGGCCGCGGGTAAGTGGTTGTTGGTCCGCGTCGATATCGACGCCCAGCCCCGACTGGCTCAGAGTCTGGGGGTTAAAGCCGTTCCCATGCTCGTTGCCGTCATTGGTGGTCAACTCGCCCCGCTGGCTCAGGGCACCATCGACGAGCAGCAGTTCCGTCAGCTCACTGAGCAGGTCATCCAGGCAGCTACGTCAGCGGGCATGGTGGGGCGCGCGGAACCGGTGATGGTCGAGGTGAGCAGTGAGGAACCGGTCGGCCCGGATCCTCGTACCGTGGAAGCTGAGAAGCTCATGGATGCCGGAAAGTTCGACGAGGCTGTCGCGGCCTACGATGCATTACTGGCCTCGGAGCCTAACGATCCGGTCCTTATCGCTGGCCGTAACGGAGCAGCACTGCTTGGACGGTTGGATGGTAAAGATCCTGCTGCCTTGTTGACCGCTGCCCAACAGCGTCCTGATGATGTTGACGCCCAGCTGGCTGCCGCGGATGTCGAGCTTATGGGGGGACGTCCCGCTGACGCCTTCAACCGGATCATCCAGGTGGTGCGTTCCACCCATGACGAGGAGCGCGAGACTGCTCGTACCCGGTTGCTTGACCTTTTTGAGATGGTCGGACAATCTGCCCCCGAGGTTGCCGCAGCTCGCCGTTCGTTGGCGGCCGTGCTGTTCTGA
- a CDS encoding VOC family protein, which translates to MENFNNDPFACIDHVGFAVKDMDEAIKYHCDVLGFRVLFREKNEGHGVEEAMLGTGKRGEESTVVQLLAPLSEDSTIGKYISKNKNMIQQVCYRTYNLDKTIATLKERGAVFTGEPSIGTAGSRVIFLHPKYTGGLLIEITEPPAGGMPYKD; encoded by the coding sequence ATGGAGAACTTCAACAACGATCCTTTTGCGTGTATTGATCACGTCGGTTTTGCCGTCAAGGACATGGACGAGGCCATCAAGTACCACTGCGACGTGCTGGGCTTCCGGGTGCTCTTCCGTGAGAAGAACGAGGGACATGGCGTCGAGGAGGCCATGCTCGGTACCGGCAAGCGCGGCGAGGAGTCGACCGTCGTTCAGTTGCTCGCCCCGCTCAGCGAAGACAGCACCATTGGAAAGTACATTTCCAAGAATAAGAATATGATCCAGCAGGTGTGCTACCGCACCTACAACCTGGACAAGACGATCGCCACCCTCAAGGAGCGTGGCGCCGTCTTCACCGGCGAGCCCTCCATCGGAACCGCTGGCTCCCGTGTCATCTTCCTTCACCCCAAGTACACCGGCGGTCTCCTCATCGAGATCACCGAGCCCCCGGCCGGCGGCATGCCTTACAAGGACTAA
- the nucS gene encoding endonuclease NucS, with translation MSSRGDEVEFHTVRLVIAQCQVDYTGRLTAHLPWAKRLIVVKSDNSVSVHADDRAYKPLNWMSSPCTLTIRPCLPDEPAATAAVDAEEVWEVDAPTGDHLQILLGPKVLDVTEELGIDPGLQKDGVEAHLQELLAENPNTFGDGWSLVRREYMTPIGPVDLLCRDADGVYVAVEVKRRGEMDGVEQLTRYLELLNRDHLLGDRVRGVFAAQKIKPQARTLAVDRGIECVTIDYDALRGMDHPEDRLF, from the coding sequence ATGAGTTCGAGGGGCGACGAGGTAGAGTTCCACACCGTGCGTCTCGTCATTGCCCAGTGCCAGGTCGACTATACCGGCCGTCTTACTGCCCATTTGCCGTGGGCTAAGCGGCTCATCGTCGTCAAATCAGATAATTCGGTAAGCGTTCACGCAGACGACCGGGCGTATAAGCCCCTGAATTGGATGAGTTCCCCGTGCACATTGACGATTCGTCCTTGCCTGCCCGATGAACCGGCGGCCACCGCCGCTGTCGACGCCGAAGAGGTTTGGGAAGTTGACGCCCCGACCGGCGACCATCTCCAAATCCTGCTGGGACCGAAGGTGCTCGATGTCACCGAGGAATTGGGTATTGACCCGGGCCTGCAGAAGGATGGGGTAGAGGCTCATCTCCAGGAATTACTGGCTGAGAATCCTAACACTTTCGGCGATGGCTGGTCGCTGGTCCGTCGTGAGTACATGACGCCTATCGGTCCGGTTGACCTGCTTTGTCGCGATGCCGACGGGGTCTATGTCGCTGTCGAAGTCAAGAGGCGCGGTGAGATGGATGGGGTGGAGCAACTCACCCGGTATCTTGAACTGCTCAATAGAGATCACTTGTTAGGTGATCGCGTGCGCGGGGTTTTCGCCGCCCAAAAGATCAAGCCGCAGGCGCGTACCCTAGCCGTTGATCGCGGGATCGAGTGCGTCACTATCGATTACGACGCTCTGCGTGGCATGGACCATCCGGAGGACCGTCTCTTCTGA
- a CDS encoding FUSC family protein encodes MSKPNQPSKPRQLIRKLITIHSAPGRSRQAVISVIPIAVSLVTMGLIVSPTHAAMGMIGAMGALAGNNNAPLSRARILFGVGTATIFSQCLGLMSVQIEWLLPIILASWSLIVIWVWHALQLGPPGPLNILFAAAFGTYMASRGWTVSTVFTSTVPSFLIAAIVSMIIILASPHRPVRAAVKKAENAVNAYCEPDDDADSHEVARLRSAAHAAIHLAWWAYNDGHSSGVDNPSEMSELSDLRARLITAHMRLEHELRLEAFPSADVSLPDHVDWTPLGRPKASYLLRTALERGSRPTMVALRAATGVFFASLLMILLPFGHPYWAVLSVLIMIHMDATRSDMTIRAIHRVLGTVVGLGLYLAIAAFGPSGWVKIGLIIVFLWTMQALVTRNYGLACIFITCFALFMTPLTKPGQMYQLAQDRIVETIVGLTIGIVTIHIVGRRAPVLLVRSQYRRTLRSMMPVLRSLSQGRTKTPQAQIERNQMVHELIQGSALLSATRPDAPQALQDWSKVDRTVTETGYDLLSVCWHTGNGPVPWARRLLADIAIFITGLPPISSQNLDAHSVAEEMEKIRMDMVTSLPGVK; translated from the coding sequence ATGAGCAAACCCAACCAGCCGTCGAAGCCTCGGCAGCTGATACGCAAACTCATCACAATTCATTCTGCCCCTGGGCGCAGCCGCCAGGCGGTCATCTCCGTCATCCCGATAGCTGTGTCCCTCGTGACTATGGGCCTGATCGTCAGCCCGACGCATGCGGCTATGGGCATGATAGGAGCAATGGGCGCCCTAGCCGGCAACAACAATGCTCCCTTGTCACGAGCCCGAATCCTTTTTGGAGTTGGTACTGCGACGATCTTTTCTCAATGCCTAGGCCTGATGTCGGTGCAGATCGAATGGCTTCTGCCCATCATCCTCGCTAGCTGGAGCCTGATCGTCATCTGGGTATGGCACGCCCTGCAGCTGGGCCCGCCGGGCCCACTTAATATTCTCTTCGCAGCCGCATTCGGCACCTATATGGCCAGTCGCGGCTGGACGGTCAGCACGGTATTCACTTCCACCGTGCCGTCCTTCCTCATCGCCGCTATCGTATCGATGATCATCATCCTCGCCTCTCCGCACCGCCCGGTCCGTGCCGCAGTTAAAAAGGCTGAAAACGCAGTCAACGCCTACTGCGAACCTGATGACGATGCCGACAGCCACGAAGTTGCACGACTACGTTCAGCGGCCCACGCGGCCATTCACCTAGCGTGGTGGGCCTACAATGACGGTCACTCCTCCGGCGTGGACAACCCGTCCGAGATGTCCGAGCTGTCGGATTTGCGAGCCCGCCTCATCACCGCCCACATGCGACTCGAGCACGAGCTGCGACTGGAAGCCTTCCCCTCGGCCGATGTTTCCCTGCCGGACCATGTCGACTGGACTCCGCTTGGTCGCCCCAAAGCCAGCTACCTGCTGCGAACTGCGCTGGAACGGGGATCGCGACCGACGATGGTGGCACTGCGCGCGGCAACAGGTGTCTTCTTCGCCTCTCTGCTTATGATCCTGTTACCGTTCGGCCATCCATACTGGGCGGTACTGAGCGTCCTCATCATGATTCACATGGACGCAACTCGCTCGGACATGACGATCCGCGCCATTCACCGGGTGCTCGGTACCGTCGTCGGCCTCGGCCTGTACCTGGCGATCGCCGCATTCGGCCCCTCAGGCTGGGTCAAGATCGGTCTCATCATCGTTTTCCTGTGGACCATGCAAGCCCTGGTGACGCGCAATTACGGTCTCGCCTGCATCTTTATCACCTGTTTCGCACTATTCATGACGCCACTAACAAAGCCCGGTCAGATGTACCAGCTCGCCCAGGACCGCATCGTCGAAACTATTGTGGGTTTGACAATCGGCATCGTCACCATCCACATCGTCGGTCGACGCGCCCCAGTACTGCTGGTGCGAAGTCAATATCGCCGAACCCTTCGTTCCATGATGCCAGTACTGAGATCCCTATCTCAGGGACGCACCAAAACCCCGCAAGCTCAGATCGAGCGCAATCAGATGGTCCACGAACTCATTCAAGGTTCGGCCTTGCTGTCGGCCACCCGTCCTGATGCTCCGCAGGCTTTACAAGACTGGTCCAAGGTAGACCGCACTGTCACCGAAACCGGCTACGACCTGCTTTCGGTCTGTTGGCACACTGGTAACGGACCGGTGCCTTGGGCTCGGCGGCTGCTGGCCGATATCGCCATCTTCATTACAGGTCTTCCGCCGATCTCGAGCCAGAACCTTGACGCCCACAGCGTCGCCGAAGAGATGGAGAAGATTCGGATGGATATGGTGACCTCTCTACCGGGGGTCAAGTGA
- a CDS encoding PAC2 family protein, whose translation MDRQSNRFSWHPGIVGPDQEVSALITLVQSFSDTGLVQARVRDAILSQLPHHELGEFDIDLLLDHRDSRQPIIFDTDHFEGYERPRLVLHEVTDQLGQAFLVLEGPEPALGWESLVSSLTSLVDSMGIRLTVITDSIPIPTPHTRPAIVTRWASRPELILGSTSPFGRLQVPASFPVVLGQRLGETNHAVIGLASHVPHYLADLDYPESARALVEALRGATGLALPINSLAVAANTVRAEIDTQVNNSEELKAMLHALEEQYDSRVAQRELGTTQVAVPDAEDIGAEVEDFLRSIDEDDGPSNDDPDTQGSGPRRSSDDTSDDDKPDYHPRRGGDLDN comes from the coding sequence ATGGATCGGCAGAGCAATCGCTTCAGCTGGCATCCCGGAATCGTGGGTCCTGATCAGGAGGTGTCCGCTCTCATCACTCTGGTGCAGTCTTTTAGTGACACCGGTCTGGTACAGGCACGGGTGCGCGACGCCATCTTATCCCAGCTTCCCCACCACGAGCTCGGGGAATTCGACATTGATCTGTTGCTGGACCATCGCGATTCCCGTCAGCCCATCATCTTCGACACCGACCACTTCGAGGGGTACGAGCGCCCCCGCCTCGTGCTGCACGAAGTCACCGATCAACTTGGCCAAGCGTTCCTTGTATTGGAAGGCCCAGAGCCGGCTCTCGGCTGGGAATCGTTGGTGTCGTCTCTAACGAGTCTTGTCGACTCTATGGGGATCCGACTGACCGTCATTACCGATTCGATCCCGATACCGACCCCTCACACCCGTCCTGCCATAGTCACACGCTGGGCATCACGACCTGAACTCATTTTGGGCTCGACGTCTCCCTTCGGCCGCCTTCAGGTACCGGCCTCATTCCCCGTCGTACTCGGTCAGCGGTTGGGGGAAACGAACCACGCTGTCATCGGGCTTGCCTCCCATGTACCCCATTACTTAGCCGATCTGGATTATCCTGAATCGGCTCGCGCCCTCGTGGAGGCATTACGAGGAGCAACCGGCCTGGCACTACCCATCAACTCCTTGGCTGTAGCTGCCAACACAGTCCGCGCCGAGATCGATACCCAGGTCAATAATTCTGAAGAGCTCAAAGCTATGCTCCATGCTCTAGAGGAGCAGTATGACTCCCGGGTTGCCCAGCGAGAGCTCGGCACAACGCAAGTTGCCGTCCCAGATGCCGAGGACATCGGTGCTGAAGTCGAAGACTTCCTGCGCTCGATCGACGAGGATGATGGACCCAGCAACGACGATCCCGACACTCAAGGCTCTGGTCCCCGACGCAGTAGCGATGATACTTCCGACGACGACAAGCCTGATTATCACCCCCGCCGCGGGGGCGACCTGGACAACTGA
- a CDS encoding IMPACT family protein gives MIEYSVLAGPVETELEIKRSVFLTRLVRVTCEDEAREVIAQARHDGHNARHHVSAFVLGADRGVQRCNDDGEPAGTAGMPTLAALTAADPRGNPDLSDVVAVTSRWFGGIKLGTGGLTRAYGNAVSNALTVAAFHRRVMMDTFTTTIGLRRAGHEEGVIRAAGHDVTNVEYTAKGSIVTLACRADRGSQMAIDLAKLLGREVRLTPAGQCWVDIEA, from the coding sequence GTGATCGAGTACAGCGTTCTAGCAGGCCCAGTTGAGACAGAACTTGAGATCAAGCGATCAGTCTTCCTCACCCGGCTGGTGCGCGTGACCTGTGAGGACGAGGCTCGGGAGGTTATCGCCCAGGCTCGGCACGACGGCCACAACGCCCGCCACCATGTCTCCGCCTTCGTACTGGGAGCAGATCGTGGGGTTCAGCGGTGCAATGACGACGGCGAACCTGCCGGCACAGCGGGAATGCCCACCTTGGCGGCCCTCACAGCGGCGGATCCGAGAGGAAATCCGGATCTGTCCGATGTCGTCGCCGTCACCAGTCGGTGGTTCGGCGGCATCAAGTTGGGGACCGGAGGTCTCACCCGGGCCTATGGGAACGCCGTTAGCAACGCTCTAACAGTGGCTGCCTTCCACCGACGGGTCATGATGGACACCTTTACGACTACCATCGGCCTGCGTCGAGCTGGTCACGAGGAGGGCGTTATCCGTGCCGCCGGGCATGACGTCACCAACGTGGAATACACCGCTAAGGGGTCCATCGTGACGTTGGCGTGCCGCGCCGACCGTGGGAGTCAGATGGCTATCGATCTGGCCAAGCTGCTGGGTCGCGAGGTCAGACTTACGCCGGCGGGCCAGTGTTGGGTCGACATCGAAGCGTGA
- a CDS encoding alpha/beta fold hydrolase, with protein MNKLHLTTLGNGQQDVYWCHGVFGQGKNFTRVAKDLLATDPDAYRCILVDLPNHGRSPWTQTFSYRDMADSLAATVKATSGNRPAHLLGHSMGGKVVMRTVLDNPDLARSLTVVDMAPVDSRLTRLAPLVDAMKSVNLTALTTRRQAEEHMSDGVPDPNIRQFLLQNLRHETSNHERWYWQMNLDLLGNGLSDIGSWPPVTSIWEGPALWITAEQSDYVGPDHSQAMHELFPQVRRIRIKNSGHWVHSDQPGVFVQVLAAFLSRCQGPLTPR; from the coding sequence ATGAATAAGCTTCATCTGACCACCCTCGGGAACGGCCAGCAGGACGTGTATTGGTGTCACGGGGTATTTGGGCAAGGAAAGAACTTCACCCGCGTGGCGAAGGATCTCCTTGCTACCGACCCCGACGCCTATCGCTGTATCCTCGTCGATCTGCCGAACCACGGCCGATCTCCCTGGACCCAAACTTTTTCTTATCGCGACATGGCCGACTCCTTGGCAGCCACCGTCAAAGCCACCAGTGGGAACCGTCCAGCCCACCTGCTGGGTCACTCGATGGGTGGCAAAGTTGTCATGCGGACGGTCCTCGACAACCCTGACTTAGCCCGTAGCCTCACCGTCGTCGACATGGCCCCGGTGGATTCGCGTCTCACACGCCTGGCACCTCTCGTCGACGCCATGAAGTCGGTGAATCTGACAGCCTTGACCACCCGCCGACAAGCCGAAGAGCACATGTCCGACGGGGTGCCTGACCCGAACATCCGGCAGTTCCTCTTGCAAAACTTGCGCCATGAAACCAGCAATCATGAACGCTGGTATTGGCAAATGAATCTCGATCTATTGGGCAATGGACTGTCCGATATCGGTTCCTGGCCGCCGGTTACCTCGATCTGGGAAGGGCCAGCGCTCTGGATCACCGCCGAGCAATCGGACTATGTCGGCCCCGACCATTCCCAAGCCATGCACGAACTTTTCCCCCAAGTGCGCCGAATCCGTATTAAGAATTCCGGCCACTGGGTGCATTCAGACCAGCCGGGAGTCTTCGTGCAAGTGCTAGCGGCCTTCCTATCACGGTGCCAGGGGCCTCTCACCCCTCGCTAA
- the pgm gene encoding phosphoglucomutase (alpha-D-glucose-1,6-bisphosphate-dependent) encodes MAHERAGKPAQESDLIDVDAVLSAYHDISPDPSNPDQMVVFGTSGHRGSSLDGAFNDAHIAATTQAIVEYRTCQGIDGPLFIGKDTHALSMPAWTTAIEVLCANDVEVIAEHDDEWTPTPAVSRAIIVHNRLSEGRQADGIVVTPSHNPPRDGGFKYNPPHGGPADTDATGWIADRANELLADPSGIRRKPYEQVRNEVSRYDYRSAYCDDLRNAIDLDAIDEAGVHIGADPLGGASVQYWEYIADHLGIDLTVVNPTVDPTWRFMTLDSDGKIRMDCSSPSAMASLIANKDAYDIATGNDADSDRHGIVTPDAGLMNPNAYLAVAIGYLFAHRPGWRPDAGIGKTLVSSSLIDKVAADLGRRLIEVPVGFKWFVPGLMRGDIGFGGEESAGASFLDLDGQTWTTDKDGILLALLASEIKAVTGRSPSEHYADLEDRFGKSYYARIDADANREQKARLKALSPDDVSANTIAGEKIEKILTKAPGNGAAIGGIKVMTENAWFAARPSGTEDKYKIYAESLRDADHLAAVQEEARHIVDQALKG; translated from the coding sequence ATGGCTCATGAACGTGCTGGGAAACCTGCCCAGGAATCCGACCTCATCGATGTCGATGCCGTGTTGTCGGCCTACCACGACATCTCCCCCGATCCTTCGAACCCTGATCAGATGGTCGTCTTCGGCACGTCGGGTCACCGCGGCTCCTCTCTCGACGGCGCTTTCAATGACGCTCACATCGCCGCTACCACCCAGGCAATTGTGGAATACCGCACCTGTCAGGGAATCGATGGCCCGCTCTTCATTGGCAAGGACACCCATGCTTTATCCATGCCAGCATGGACGACCGCCATTGAGGTACTGTGCGCCAACGACGTCGAGGTCATCGCCGAGCATGACGATGAGTGGACTCCAACCCCTGCCGTCTCACGGGCCATCATTGTTCACAACCGTTTAAGCGAAGGACGCCAGGCTGACGGCATTGTCGTCACCCCCTCACACAACCCGCCACGCGATGGCGGATTCAAATACAACCCACCGCACGGTGGCCCGGCCGATACGGACGCCACCGGTTGGATTGCTGACCGCGCCAACGAGTTGCTCGCCGATCCATCTGGTATCCGTCGTAAACCTTATGAACAGGTGCGCAACGAGGTCTCCCGTTACGACTACCGCAGCGCATATTGCGACGATCTGCGCAATGCCATAGACCTCGACGCTATTGACGAGGCCGGCGTCCACATCGGCGCCGATCCGCTCGGTGGGGCCTCGGTTCAGTACTGGGAGTACATCGCAGACCACCTCGGTATTGACCTGACGGTCGTTAACCCCACGGTTGATCCAACTTGGCGATTCATGACCCTTGACTCTGACGGCAAGATCCGGATGGACTGCTCGTCCCCTTCAGCGATGGCCTCTCTCATCGCGAACAAGGATGCTTACGACATCGCGACTGGAAACGACGCCGACTCTGACCGCCACGGCATCGTCACGCCAGACGCCGGCCTTATGAATCCGAACGCCTACCTAGCTGTGGCGATTGGTTACCTCTTTGCTCATCGTCCAGGGTGGCGCCCTGACGCCGGTATCGGCAAGACTCTCGTGAGCTCCTCCCTCATCGATAAAGTGGCGGCTGACCTGGGACGTCGTCTCATTGAAGTACCAGTGGGTTTCAAGTGGTTCGTTCCTGGCCTCATGCGCGGGGATATCGGTTTTGGTGGCGAGGAATCAGCCGGAGCGTCGTTCCTTGATCTCGACGGCCAGACGTGGACCACGGATAAGGACGGCATCCTGCTGGCCCTGCTCGCTAGTGAGATTAAAGCTGTTACTGGCCGCTCCCCGTCCGAGCATTACGCCGATCTAGAGGACCGCTTCGGCAAGTCTTACTATGCCCGTATCGACGCCGATGCCAACCGCGAGCAGAAGGCCCGCCTCAAGGCTCTCTCCCCTGACGACGTCTCCGCTAACACTATCGCTGGCGAGAAAATCGAGAAGATCCTCACCAAAGCCCCAGGCAATGGCGCAGCGATTGGTGGTATCAAGGTCATGACCGAAAATGCCTGGTTCGCAGCTCGCCCTTCGGGCACCGAAGACAAGTACAAGATCTACGCTGAGTCCCTGCGTGATGCTGACCATTTGGCCGCCGTCCAGGAAGAGGCCCGCCACATCGTCGATCAAGCTCTCAAAGGCTGA
- a CDS encoding DivIVA domain-containing protein gives MSTKDVSDGQFDEETGLNLFDDTASAAGSFTHSMWGYDRTSVDNYVREIEQQVSTLKQLTRHLRGQVSQAQAEATQSDFKRLGVHATEILTAAEAQAKDIVAMAGREAERIKEEGRRVAADMRAAAQTESDDIRVAGLANQRELRDQAAKDSRTAIEQARLQARTIVEQAGTHAEAIVTEARTKAATIDQNTRAQVAQILDQARSEAATITTKARQEAENITNEARTSHDEATAKIKQLLEQATVHQQASSDNVTKRTQEADAIRQSALEEAETTRNQAARDAENRIATAHRQAAMMKERLEEQYAWRKEQLERETAALLQRKKAVIAQLNNLKALAGEAESDYPDTDPFAEEAEGATADDATIVISPKSSQAQQKPAASQNTQADQSMADDKETAPLNDLASQRTQVIPAVKDGESAQPSGATAADEADNEKTQVLPQGIRPGK, from the coding sequence GTGAGCACAAAAGACGTTTCTGACGGCCAGTTCGACGAAGAGACCGGACTCAACCTCTTCGACGACACCGCCAGCGCAGCCGGTAGTTTCACCCATTCAATGTGGGGTTACGACCGCACCAGCGTCGATAACTACGTCCGAGAGATTGAGCAACAGGTATCGACCCTGAAACAACTCACCCGGCACCTGCGTGGGCAGGTATCTCAGGCCCAGGCCGAGGCTACTCAGAGTGATTTCAAGCGTCTGGGGGTGCACGCGACCGAAATCCTAACCGCCGCCGAAGCCCAGGCTAAAGACATCGTCGCCATGGCCGGTCGCGAAGCCGAGCGCATCAAAGAGGAGGGACGCCGGGTTGCTGCCGATATGCGAGCCGCGGCCCAGACTGAGTCCGACGATATCCGGGTCGCAGGGCTAGCCAACCAGCGCGAGCTGCGCGATCAGGCGGCCAAGGATTCACGAACCGCAATCGAGCAGGCCCGCCTACAGGCCCGCACTATCGTTGAGCAGGCCGGCACTCATGCCGAGGCGATTGTTACCGAGGCTCGCACGAAGGCCGCCACCATCGATCAGAATACTCGCGCCCAGGTTGCCCAGATCCTCGATCAGGCTCGTTCGGAGGCCGCAACTATCACGACCAAGGCGCGGCAAGAAGCCGAGAACATTACTAACGAGGCCCGCACCAGCCACGATGAGGCCACAGCCAAAATCAAGCAGCTGCTCGAACAGGCGACCGTCCATCAGCAGGCCAGCAGCGACAATGTCACCAAGCGCACCCAGGAGGCCGACGCTATTCGTCAGAGCGCTCTGGAAGAGGCCGAGACCACACGCAACCAGGCTGCTCGTGACGCCGAGAATCGTATCGCGACTGCCCACCGTCAGGCCGCCATGATGAAGGAACGTCTCGAAGAGCAGTACGCCTGGCGTAAGGAACAGCTTGAGCGCGAAACTGCCGCTCTGCTCCAACGCAAGAAGGCTGTCATCGCGCAGCTCAATAATCTCAAGGCCCTGGCCGGAGAAGCCGAAAGCGATTACCCCGACACTGATCCCTTCGCTGAAGAAGCAGAGGGGGCGACCGCCGATGACGCCACCATCGTCATTAGTCCGAAGAGTTCACAGGCCCAGCAGAAACCAGCCGCCAGCCAGAATACTCAGGCCGATCAGTCGATGGCCGACGATAAGGAGACTGCTCCTCTCAACGACCTGGCCAGTCAGCGCACGCAGGTTATTCCGGCAGTCAAGGATGGTGAGTCCGCCCAACCCAGCGGTGCAACTGCTGCCGACGAGGCTGACAATGAGAAAACACAGGTCCTTCCTCAAGGCATTAGGCCTGGGAAGTGA
- a CDS encoding peptidylprolyl isomerase — MPPSDNIEKTGSTTVTLTINDAPVVLTVDRAMAPCAANAFISLAEQGYYNDTSCHKLSTGDAKYLQCGDPSGTGNGGPGYSYPVEKEAKAGGSVGSGTLALVADSQHRLGSQFALVYGDSKLSDSFLVIGSIDKDGAGSISDIAHKGLADDGLTPKVDTKIGSVVMG, encoded by the coding sequence ATGCCGCCTTCTGACAATATCGAAAAGACTGGTTCCACCACCGTCACTCTTACGATTAATGACGCTCCCGTGGTGCTTACTGTTGATCGGGCGATGGCCCCCTGTGCCGCCAACGCGTTTATCTCGTTGGCCGAGCAGGGCTATTACAACGACACCTCATGTCACAAATTATCTACGGGAGATGCCAAGTACCTCCAGTGCGGTGACCCTTCCGGAACCGGGAATGGTGGTCCAGGATACTCCTATCCCGTTGAGAAGGAAGCCAAGGCCGGAGGATCAGTTGGCTCCGGCACTCTTGCCTTGGTCGCCGATTCCCAGCATCGGCTGGGCTCGCAATTCGCCCTGGTTTATGGTGACTCCAAGCTGTCGGATTCCTTCCTCGTCATTGGAAGTATCGATAAGGACGGTGCTGGGAGCATCTCTGACATCGCTCATAAGGGGCTCGCTGACGATGGCCTTACTCCAAAGGTCGACACCAAGATTGGCTCGGTTGTGATGGGCTGA